In a single window of the Methylophaga frappieri genome:
- a CDS encoding peptidylprolyl isomerase codes for MKLLYRHLAPLFFASFSLAANAEGVAAPQVKLETSMGDIVIELNKDKAPNTVANFISYVEDGFYNGTIFHRVIENFMIQGGGFTESFQQKQTQAAIENEADNGLTNKRGAIAMARTNDPHSATAQFFINTVDNDFLDFKNKTSTGWGYAVFGEVIEGMDVVDKIRTVDTTMRGPHQDVPAEDVVIIKASMI; via the coding sequence ATGAAATTACTCTACCGCCACCTGGCTCCCCTGTTTTTTGCCTCATTCTCTCTGGCAGCGAATGCTGAAGGTGTTGCTGCACCTCAGGTTAAGCTGGAAACCAGCATGGGTGACATCGTCATCGAATTGAATAAAGACAAAGCCCCCAACACGGTGGCTAACTTCATCAGCTATGTGGAAGACGGTTTTTACAACGGCACTATCTTCCACCGCGTCATTGAAAACTTTATGATTCAAGGCGGTGGTTTTACTGAAAGCTTTCAGCAAAAACAAACCCAAGCTGCCATTGAAAACGAGGCGGATAATGGCTTGACCAACAAGCGTGGCGCTATCGCCATGGCGCGGACTAATGATCCCCATTCGGCCACCGCGCAGTTTTTTATAAACACTGTCGATAACGATTTTCTCGACTTTAAAAACAAAACCTCAACTGGCTGGGGCTATGCCGTATTTGGTGAAGTCATTGAAGGCATGGATGTCGTGGATAAAATTCGCACCGTCGACACGACGATGCGTGGACCACACCAGGAT